The proteins below come from a single Eremothecium sinecaudum strain ATCC 58844 chromosome II, complete sequence genomic window:
- a CDS encoding sugar porter family MFS transporter (Syntenic homolog of Ashbya gossypii AFL204C; Syntenic homolog of Saccharomyces cerevisiae YHR096C (HXT5) and YDR342C (HXT7)) has translation MTEDPVTFTEELTPARSPESVTTPEKKPTDNESNVVIPQKPALAYLTVCILCLFVAFGGFIFGWDTGTIAGFINHTDFKERFAEVDGNGAHNFSDNRVGLIVSIFNIGAAIGGIILSKLGDMYGRRLGLMIVTIIYVAGIIVQITSSTKWYQYFVGRIIAGMGVGGIAVLSPMLISETSPKHLRGILISSYQLMTTLGIFLGQCTNYGTKNSYTNAIQWRLPLGLGFAWAFLMIFGMLFVPESPRYLVEVNKIEEAKRSLARSNKVPIDDPGILAELDEIRAGVEVQRQAGSATLGELFSTKTKVLQRLAMGVIIQSLQQLTGINYFMYYGTTLFKAVGLEDSFQTSIVLGAVNFVATFAAFYLVDRFGRRRCLLGGAAWMAIFMIPYASIGTKALYPNGPDMPSSKPAGNAMIVVTCLYLCGFATTWAPLAYVIVAETFPLRVKAKGMAISTAANWTWSFLISYFTPHITRAIHFRYGFVFAACLVFSFFYVFFFVPETKGITLEEVEEMWQEGIPPWTSSSWVSASKRDENYAEEAIDRAKKPWYKNF, from the coding sequence ATGACAGAGGACCCAGTAACCTTTACTGAAGAGTTGACTCCTGCACGGAGTCCTGAGTCGGTCACGACGCCTGAAAAAAAACCCACTGACAATGAGAGTAATGTTGTGATTCCTCAGAAGCCAGCCCTTGCGTACCTCACTGTTTGCATATTATGTTTGTTTGTTGCATTCGGTGGGTTTATTTTCGGTTGGGACACCGGTACCATCGCAGGGTTCATAAATCACACGGACTTCAAAGAGAGATTCGCTGAGGTTGACGGGAACGGCGCGCATAACTTCTCCGACAACAGAGTCGGGTTGATTGTTTCCATCTTCAACATTGGTGCCGCTATCGGTGGTATTATCTTGTCCAAGTTGGGTGACATGTACGGTCGTCGTCTTGGTTTAATGATTGTCACCATCATCTACGTTGCCGGTATTATCGTTCAAATTACCTCTAGCACTAAGTGGTACCAGTACTTTGTTGGTAGAATCATTGCAGGTATGGGTGTTGGTGGTATTGCCGTCTTGTCGCCTATGTTGATCTCCGAAACCTCTCCTAAGCACTTGAGAGGTATCTTGATCTCCAGTTACCAGTTGATGACTACCTTGGGTATCTTCTTGGGACAATGCACCAACTATGGTACCAAGAACAGCTACACCAATGCTATCCAATGGAGACTTCCTCTTGGCCTGGGATTTGCATGGGCGTTCCTAATGATCTTCGGTATGTTGTTCGTTCCAGAATCTCCACGTTACTTGGTCGAGGTTAACAAGATCGAAGAGGCCAAGAGATCTTTGGCTAGATCTAACAAGGTTCCAATTGACGACCCTGGCATCCTAGCCGAGTTGGACGAGATCCGCGCTGGTGTTGAGGTCCAAAGACAGGCCGGTAGTGCCACCTTGGGAGAACTATTCTCCACCAAGACCAAAGTCTTGCAACGTCTTGCCATGGGTGTTATTATTCAATCTTTGCAACAGTTAACCGGTATTAACTATTTCATGTACTATGGTACAACCCTTTTCAAGGCTGTTGGTTTGGAAGACTCTTTCCAAACTTCGATCGTTTTGGGTGCCGTGAACTTCGTCGCTACCTTCGCTGCCTTCTACTTAGTCGACAGATTCGGTAGAAGAAGATGTCTATTGGGTGGTGCCGCCTGGATGGCCATTTTCATGATTCCTTACGCTAGTATTGGTACCAAGGCATTATATCCAAACGGACCAGACATGCCTTCCTCAAAGCCTGCAGGTAATGCGATGATTGTTGTCACATGTTTGTACCTCTGTGGTTTCGCCACCACCTGGGCACCACTTGCATACGTTATTGTTGCTGAGACCTTCCCATTGAGAGTGAAGGCTAAGGGTATGGCTATCTCCACCGCAGCTAACTGGACTTGGAGTTTCTTGATCAGTTACTTCACCCCACACATCACCAGAGCTATCCACTTCAGATATGGTTTCGTATTTGCCGCGTGCTTAGTCTTCAGTTTCTTCTAcgtcttcttcttcgtgCCAGAGACTAAGGGTATCACCTTGGAGGAAGTCGAAGAGATGTGGCAAGAAGGTATCCCACCATGGACCTCCAGCTCTTGGGTTTCCGCATCCAAGAGAGACGAAAACTATGCCGAGGAAGCCATTGACCGTGCTAAGAAGCCTTGGTACAAGAACTTCTGA
- the SVF1 gene encoding Svf1p (Syntenic homolog of Ashbya gossypii AFL203C; Syntenic homolog of Saccharomyces cerevisiae YDR346C (SVF1)) produces the protein MLKWIQGGISSVTGMAEPEYGEAYIHTATNRVKGKQPFRETTRDDMKWVNPDSMNVETATFYFSKADEGVTGFAQIINSNIAGVHSTGQFTFRLHHETKPELNTWTSTRLENFRVDGANYYANNLSMEINEEGTECHLKSSVNEESVVDIVLKRLTPGVKVGDDPVTYYGENPKEPWGKVRHVFWPRNTVSGSIEVKKGTVTFSNDYCMLVMALQGMKPHHCAKAWNFLNMQSDTHSVVVMEFTTPRSYAHTKVSIGIVCDNTSVLAVTVDNDFNHINPIVDSVGWPIPQKVEILLRGISSQISDEDAQSAEKLSFKVEAQLDTPVEVVDVMAEVPGFVKNIVSGVVGTKPYIYQYARDITLTHRDLVVKSIGWCELSFVSESETR, from the coding sequence ATGCTAAAGTGGATTCAGGGTGGAATCTCGTCGGTAACGGGGATGGCTGAGCCAGAATATGGTGAAGCGTATATCCATACCGCCACCAATAGGGTTAAGGGAAAGCAGCCTTTCCGCGAGACTACAAGGGACGACATGAAGTGGGTGAACCCTGACTCAATGAACGTGGAAACCGCCACTTTCTACTTTTCGAAAGCCGACGAGGGGGTTACTGGGTTTGCACAGATTATCAACTCGAACATTGCTGGTGTCCACTCGACTGGTCAGTTTACGTTCAGATTACACCATGAAACTAAGCCCGAATTAAATACGTGGACTTCTACAAGATTGGAGAATTTCCGTGTTGACGGTGCGAATTATTATGCGAACAATTTGTCGATGGAAATTAACGAGGAAGGCACAGAATGCCACCTAAAATCTTCTGTGAACGAGGAAAGTGTTGTTGATATTGTCTTGAAGAGGTTAACACCAGGTGTCAAGGTGGGCGATGACCCCGTTACGTATTACGGAGAAAACCCAAAAGAGCCTTGGGGCAAGGTTAGACACGTTTTCTGGCCAAGAAACACGGTATCCGGGTCAATTGAGGTCAAAAAGGGTACAGTTACATTTTCCAACGACTACTGTATGTTGGTTATGGCTTTACAGGGTATGAAACCACACCACTGCGCAAAAGCATGGAATTTTTTGAACATGCAATCCGACACGCACTCTGTGGTCGTAATGGAATTCACTACTCCAAGATCTTACGCGCATACTAAAGTCTCGATTGGGATTGTTTGCGACAATACCAGCGTTTTGGCCGTCACTGTAGATAATGATTTCAACCATATCAATCCCATTGTAGACTCTGTCGGCTGGCCCATTCCGCAAAAAGTAGAAATACTACTACGTGGTATCAGCAGCCAGATTTCCGACGAAGATGCTCAGTCAGCCGAAAAGCTCTCCTTCAAAGTCGAGGCCCAGTTGGACACTCCCGTCGAAGTAGTAGATGTCATGGCCGAAGTGCCAGGTTTCGTCAAGAATATCGTCTCTGGAGTTGTAGGAACAAAACCATATATCTACCAATACGCACGTGACATCACCCTTACGCATAGAGATCTTGTTGTCAAGAGTATAGGCTGGTGTGAGCTAAGTTTTGTGTCCGAATCGGAGACCCGCTAG
- the MRP1 gene encoding mitochondrial 37S ribosomal protein mS43 (Syntenic homolog of Ashbya gossypii ACR153C; Syntenic homolog of Saccharomyces cerevisiae YDR347W (MRP1)), producing MFGNRVVVRTFRRCYKIPTYEHLQPGNGIPGLLSKDGLKVAWFDRTELYFKMLRSSLRSHEDRPLESLIYEFAEIPSKKKAFSYASLLYNTSFAFSSLRGSSLPLITEKPGFSTLLNPPLLSKTFSTEPLETECGELHQALIESFGSIPEFKTLFLNSNLGINGDGFTWLMARKVPQSTSGKLVSFDKLFIVNTYNSGSPLLVEKNEYYSKLERKLNEDQTNLPTEKEILENAINKAMYKETSAYIPLLAIDASPKVWLHDYGMFGKSQYLDRVWESINWKVVGNKLPEQYKPTEFVF from the coding sequence ATGTTTGGGAACCGTGTGGTGGTCAGAACCTTCCGGAGGTGCTATAAAATCCCTACTTATGAGCATTTGCAACCAGGTAATGGCATACCGGGTCTATTGTCCAAAGATGGACTTAAAGTAGCCTGGTTCGACAGGACAGAATTGTACTTTAAGATGCTGAGAAGTTCTCTGCGAAGCCATGAAGATAGACCTTTGGAGTCTCTTATTTACGAATTTGCTGAAATTCCATCCAAGAAAAAGGCGTTTTCGTATGCCTCACTATTATACAACACGAGCTTTGCATTTTCTTCGTTGCGTGGCAGCTCATTACCATTGATCACCGAGAAGCCTGGTTTCAGTACACTATTGAACCCCCCTTTATTGTCCAAGACCTTCTCTACAGAACCGCTGGAGACTGAGTGTGGAGAGCTTCATCAGGCGCTCATAGAGTCGTTTGGCTCTATTCCGGAGTTTAAAACCCTGTTTCTAAATTCCAATCTTGGCATAAATGGCGATGGATTTACTTGGCTGATGGCAAGAAAAGTTCCTCAATCCACTTCCGGTAAGCTTGTTAGTTTTGACAAACTATTCATTGTTAATACGTACAATTCCGGATCTCCTTTACTTGTGGAGAAAAATGAGTACTACAGTAAACTAGAACGGAAGCTGAACGAAGATCAAACAAACCTACCCACAGAGAAGGAGATTCTTGAAAATGCAATCAATAAGGCGATGTACAAAGAGACTAGTGCTTATATTCCGTTACTAGCTATTGATGCTTCTCCAAAAGTTTGGTTACATGACTATGGTATGTTTGGAAAGTCACAGTATTTAGATAGAGTATGGGAAAGCATCAACTGGAAAGTTGTTGGAAACAAGTTGCCAGAGCAATATAAGCCTACAGAGTTCGTATTCTGA
- the PAL1 gene encoding Pal1p (Syntenic homolog of Ashbya gossypii ACR152W; Syntenic homolog of Saccharomyces cerevisiae YDR348C (PAL1) and YHR097C; 1-intron in Ashbya gossypii), whose amino-acid sequence MLRDTSSSLTPTSSRNARRISNNNPFRGISTEAGGLLEKDQSDLGFNSWVLGNRGSSKADKVEELMTGIGVEDNNVKNDVANSSHSDKRDYRMRKPPMRPASNNPFLDDLESGSSSKTYDFTEEAQNWKKDTNGYERPETITRERGERYRSAREEKEDLRRAYMEERKVSDRHCHEEDLPPSYEEVAGSKQRYSRKEKLPGRFTGASSDVKSQKLAHGQVSSRSTGRSRTSGPHHPGERSEKKSHHYRATGDRKQHSSSTKDKNGSTKHVPENVDTIDKLDVTGLFGGAFHHDGPFDACTPHRNQNKKVAPVLAFPKDGPNSTLTGVTTAPSARGQVFGIEVDDDSYLYHSIKTSKIAGSSASTLSDGIPKQNVTQFDAKNKADLVHGPTTQGLGSTTFLDGAPAAPAAIEDMNKHSTIGRKKSLNQRLTKGISGDSERRSNLKLTNTHPGHVDFDSGGKGEDDDNDYDNVRGDQDTKKALSGNKFLRRVKSLKVSRRG is encoded by the exons ATGCTCCGTGATACTAGTAGTTCATTAACACCTACGTCCTCGAGGAATGCGCGGAGGATTTCAAATAATAACCCTTTCAGAGGAATATCTACTGAAGCAGGGGGGCTTTTAGAAAAAGATCAGTCCGATTTAGGTTTCAATTCATGGGTGTTGGGTAACAGAGGCTCTAGTAAAGCAGATAAAGTAGAGGAATTAATGACAGGGATTGGAGTTGAAGATAACAATGTTAAAAATGATGTGGCAAACTCGTCGCACAGTGATAAGAGGGATTACAG AATGAGGAAACCACCAATGCGTCCAGCATCGAACAATCCATTTCTGGACGACCTGGAGAGTGGTTCCAGTAGTAAGACATATGATTTTACAGAAGAGGCGCAAAATTGGAAAAAAGACACTAATGGCTACGAAAGGCCTGAAACTATTACGAGAGAGAGAGGTGAGCGTTATCGCAGTGCTCGTGAGGAGAAAGAAGACTTGAGGCGGGCGTACATGGAAGAACGTAAAGTGTCGGACAGGCACTGCCACGAAGAAGACCTGCCACCCTCGTATGAAGAGGTAGCTGGTAGTAAACAGAGATATAGTAGAAAAGAAAAACTACCAGGACGGTTTACAGGTGCTAGTTCTGATGTGAAGAGTCAAAAGCTTGCACACGGCCAAGTGTCCTCGCGGTCGACTGGGCGATCCCGCACATCTGGGCCTCACCATCCGGGCGAGAGAAGTGAAAAAAAAAGTCACCACTATAGGGCTACCGGGGATAGGAAACAGCACAGTTCTTCCACGAAGGACAAAAATGGATCGACAAAGCATGTACCAGAAAATGTTGACACAATCGACAAGTTGGATGTGACGGGTTTGTTTGGAGGTGCATTTCACCATGATGGACCTTTTGACGCCTGCACTCCACATAGGAATCAGAATAAGAAGGTAGCACCTGTGCTGGCGTTCCCAAAGGACGGACCTAATTCCACTTTGACAGGAGTAACAACCGCTCCTTCCGCTAGAGGGCAAGTTTTTGGAATCGAAGTCGACGATGACTCCTATCTGTATCATTCAATAAAAACATCTAAGATCGCAGGCTCTAGTGCAAGCACACTGTCCGATGGAATTCCAAAACAGAATGTAACACAGTTTGACGCTAAAAATAAAGCGGATTTGGTGCATGGTCCTACTACTCAAGGTTTAGGCTCTACCACATTTTTGGATGGTGCACCCGCTGCGCCGGCGGCCATTGAAGATATGAATAAACACTCTACTATTGGAAGAAAGAAATCTTTGAATCAAAGGCTTACTAAAGGGATATCAGGCGACTCAGAAAGGCGATCAAATCTGAAACTGACTAATACACATCCAGGCCATGTTGACTTTGATTCTGGCGGTAAAGGCGAAGATGACGACAATGATTACGATAATGTTCGTGGCGATCAAGATACCAAGAAAGCTCTTTCGGGGAACAAGTTTTTGCGCAGAGTGAAGAGTTTGAAGGTAAGCAGAAGAGGCTGA
- the SFB3 gene encoding Sfb3p (Syntenic homolog of Ashbya gossypii ACR151W; Syntenic homolog of Saccharomyces cerevisiae YHR098C (SFB3)), producing the protein MNGLEGSVSKLSLENNSKKHKRPFRAFHSFNEPTNQYQNFGAIPHTASTTESSFLNPQSGATTHPLTANEPAPPSSHLVPEQRILDQQQMLTRTFVPAAESPPPLATTQFYSSNQNCCDPRFMSLSVYNIPESETLRAATKLPISVNVQPFAKTAFVDGDVPLVPLEGDGPLRCRRCRAYVNPKSTFTYDSKMVCNYCQIKTQVSQPQYFSMGANGQNLGSVDRQELNCGVVDFLVPSEYHVKPNQPTVPLHYVFLVDISSWANENKSSLTVLEGVRTSITYIAEHQPNCKVAIIAFDRWLRFFNLRPEANRAQELVVSELSEVFLPLFHGLFARPAESMHVIQDTLLKLETFIQDDKFSHKNEACFGSAIDVAMLALQTCTNGNGGKIIASLNMIPTLGEGNLSISKDDGTKKHLNCENEFYTKIAQSMLKSYVSIDLFCTGSAFMDLATIGHPSLVTSGRLQYYPNFNIDKDEFILVNDMLHSVSSNIGYQAQLKVRCSSGLSVQNYLSVACGNSDKDPIIPVVTTDQSFDVLFKYDEVLRSRTDVYFQAAILYTDLDGNRKVRTINTTAAVSTSVGEIFKFANQNVITSSIIRDILSKMKECNVTQLRKTIDTRLTEILAQYRAHVDGSSSTQLILPDALKFLPAYFLSFKKSYLLHSNNYSSRDNDRVVDYFKFWQHNQPQFSYKLYPQIFPLHELLTPEDYTFYDENNLLLQLYSTSALTVRNSHSALVNGGCYLIFQGDLVYLWFNENTNPHLLHDLLSIKTPADSINYAHLSLFGAQFPVLETDINSQARNIIQYWARLVNRSFLPVLLLRPNVDSYYSQVLAALMCEDKSVESLECYDNYLLLLHRTIKENVQQDRFTKLSSFNKEGNDSIAQRFIHF; encoded by the coding sequence ATGAACGGTCTAGAGGGAAGCGTCTCGAAGCTTTCGCTGGAAAACAACAGTAAGAAGCATAAAAGGCCATTTCGCGCATTCCACTCTTTTAATGAGCCTACTAATCAGTACCAAAACTTCGGAGCCATCCCACATACCGCTTCTACTACCGAAAGTTCTTTTTTGAACCCCCAATCTGGTGCTACAACGCACCCTTTAACTGCTAATGAGCCTGCTCCTCCATCGTCTCATTTGGTTCCAGAACAACGGATATTGGACCAGCAACAAATGCTGACCCGCACATTTGTTCCTGCAGCTGAATCTCCTCCGCCACTAGCGACTACACAGTTTTATAGTTCTAACCAAAATTGCTGTGATCCGAGATTTATGTCCTTATCTGTGTACAACATTCCGGAGAGCGAGACCTTGAGGGCAGCGACCAAGTTGCCAATCAGTGTTAATGTGCAGCCTTTCGCGAAAACAGCTTTTGTTGACGGTGATGTACCGTTGGTTCCACTTGAAGGTGATGGTCCATTACGTTGTAGGCGTTGTAGGGCATATGTGAACCCCAAATCTACATTTACTTATGATTCTAAGATGGTGTGCAATTACTGTCAAATCAAGACACAAGTTTCTCAGCCTCAATATTTTTCTATGGGTGCTAATGGTCAAAATCTTGGCTCTGTAGACAGACAAGAGTTAAATTGTGGTGTAGTTGATTTCCTTGTTCCAAGTGAGTACCATGTCAAGCCAAATCAACCTACTGTTCCACTTCACTATGTGTTTTTAGTCGACATTTCCTCTTGGGCGAACGAAAATAAAAGTTCTCTAACAGTTCTGGAAGGTGTAAGAACCTCCATTACCTACATTGCGGAACACCAACCAAATTGTAAAGTAGCCATTATTGCGTTCGACCGTTGGTTAAGATTTTTTAATTTGAGACCGGAAGCAAACCGAGCACAGGAATTGGTGGTTTCTGAGCTAAGTGAAGTGTTCCTGCCTCTATTCCATGGACTCTTTGCTAGACCTGCAGAATCTATGCACGTTATCCAAGACACACTGCTAAAACTCGAAACTTTCATCCAAGACGATAAGTTTTCTCACAAGAACGAAGCATGCTTTGGATCAGCAATTGATGTTGCTATGCTTGCCTTGCAGACCTGCACCAACGGTAACGGTGGTAAGATTATCGCGTCACTGAACATGATACCTACTCTTGGAGAAGGTAATTTATCCATCAGTAAAGACGATGGGACCAAGAAGCACCTAAATTGTGAAAATGAGTTCTACACCAAGATTGCCCAAAGTATGCTCAAATCCTATGTTTCGATAGATTTGTTCTGTACAGGCTCTGCTTTTATGGACCTGGCCACTATCGGTCATCCTTCGCTAGTCACGTCAGGGCGTTTACAATACTATCCAAATTTTAATATAGACAAAGATGAATTCATCCTTGTCAATGACATGCTACACTCGGTTTCTAGCAACATCGGTTACCAGGCTCAACTAAAGGTGAGATGTTCTTCTGGACTTTCTGTCCAGAACTACCTTTCTGTTGCATGTGGAAACTCGGACAAAGACCCGATTATTCCAGTTGTAACGACAGACCAAAGTTTTGATGTATTGTTCAAGTACGATGAGGTATTGCGCTCGAGAACTGACGTATACTTCCAGGCCGCCATCCTCTACACCGACCTGGATGGAAACAGGAAGGTGCGTACCATTAATACCACCGCTGCTGTTAGCACTAGTGTCGGGGAAATCTTTAAGTTTGCAAACCAGAATGTTATAACAAGCAGCATCATAAGGGACATTTTATCCAAAATGAAGGAATGTAACGTTACTCAGCTTCGGAAAACCATAGACACCCGCTTAACAGAAATCTTGGCTCAGTATAGAGCGCACGTGGACGGTTCCAGTAGCACACAGCTAATTCTTCCTGACGCTCTTAAGTTCCTCCCAGCCTATTTCCTGTCGTTTAAGAAATCCTACCTTCTCCACAGTAATAACTACTCGAGCCGCGATAACGATCGTGTCGTGGATTATTTCAAGTTCTGGCAACACAACCAGCCACAATTCTCCTACAAACTCTACCCCCAAATTTTCCCCTTACACGAGCTTCTAACCCCAGAAGATTACACGTTTTATGACGAGAACAACCTCCTTCTCCAATTATACTCAACATCCGCCCTGACTGTCCGCAACTCCCACTCTGCCCTTGTTAACGGTGGTTGTTACCTCATTTTTCAGGGCGATCTAGTGTACCTCTGGTTCAACGAAAATACAAACCCCCACTTACTCCATGACCTTCTATCAATAAAAACCCCCGCAGATTCGATTAACTACGCCCACCTGTCATTATTCGGAGCGCAATTCCCTGTTCTAGAAACTGACATCAATTCCCAAGCGCGTAACATAATCCAATACTGGGCTCGACTAGTCAATCGCTCCTTCTTACCTGTCCTCCTCCTAAGACCAAACGTTGACTCATACTACTCCCAAGTACTAGCAGCGCTCATGTGTGAAGACAAGTCAGTGGAATCACTCGAATGCTACGATAACTACCTACTACTACTACATCGTACAATTAAAGAAAACGTCCAACAAGACCGCTTCACCAAACTTTCCTCCTTTAACAAAGAAGGGAACGACAGCATCGCCCAGCGATTCATACATTTCTAG
- the YPS7 gene encoding putative aspartic endopeptidase (Syntenic homolog of Ashbya gossypii ACR150W; Syntenic homolog of Saccharomyces cerevisiae YDR349C (YPS7)), translated as MHMKLFWGLLYLVASALAQDRQFPVLRVHKNELQLYFVEAFLGTPGQQQSLCVDISHPYTWVISGKIYEICNRPNGGCLTGNLYYPGASSTNEELDSGREYNLRYRDGVNITGTVERDVANITLNNGVLLLTKMLFFSSELSNLLQGSLGLGDQYIVGDESDVVNSNNGGFSFLQRLKDSNLIETSSYSLWLANDTTTIDDFGLKVQDTGRLLMGAVDPQYYKGPLYQYDTVPVEYSGNEVGHHREFALPLTKVSISTTDGASLNLTSPNFTEVTVLNTRFHESYIPIDLLLQIAMQTNAVYVNSWDRWFVDCDLTKYNATLSFEFGETKINVPLSHFIDTSRRGAAPTTSTSTPTNETCYLGLYPNIEKGFSMLGANFLRSTYLAVDMEGQSFAIAQAKLGSERDTSNIAAIKSGSIPFAKSASQVLASPVTLTISDISKSTVFPNTYSVLNDPGSDLLTTRSFYSTSRSYSQSSTSSSSSAEVVSSNGLGRRAQTLDATNFIASNSLQFMKYIVAVGLIFIIGVVV; from the coding sequence ATGCATATGAAGTTGTTTTGGGGGTTGCTGTACCTAGTAGCTTCAGCTTTAGCGCAAGACAGACAATTTCCAGTACTGCGAGTTCATAAAAATGAGCTTCAACTGTATTTTGTTGAAGCATTCCTAGGAACCCCAGGCCAACAGCAGTCACTATGCGTTGATATTAGTCATCCTTATACCTGGGTTATCTCTGGCAAGATATATGAAATCTGTAATCGACCCAACGGAGGATGTCTCACAGGGAACTTGTATTATCCTGGGGCAAGTTCGACAAACGAAGAACTAGATAGCGGGAGGGAATACAATCTGCGATACAGAGATGGCGTGAATATCACGGGTACGGTAGAACGAGACGTGGCTAATATAACTCTGAATAATGGAGTTTTGCTGCTCACCAAGATGTTATTTTTCTCGTCTGAGCTCTCGAACTTATTGCAGGGGTCGCTCGGGCTCGGGGATCAGTACATTGTTGGAGATGAGTCTGACGTAGTTAACTCGAATAACGGGGGCTTCTCGTTTTTGCAGAGGTTGAAAGACTCGAATTTGATTGAAACGTCTTCTTATTCCCTATGGCTAGCTAACGACACAACCACTATCGATGACTTTGGGTTAAAAGTTCAAGATACCGGTCGTCTGTTGATGGGTGCAGTTGACCCGCAGTACTACAAGGGCCCATTGTACCAGTACGATACGGTTCCCGTCGAATACAGTGGTAACGAAGTTGGTCATCACAGGGAGTTTGCTCTACCTCTAACAAAGGTGAGCATCTCAACAACAGATGGTGCGTCTCTAAACTTGACGTCACCAAACTTTACGGAAGTTACAGTTTTGAATACCAGGTTCCACGAGTCATATATCCCAATCGACCTCCTCTTACAAATCGCAATGCAGACAAACGCCGTTTACGTTAATTCTTGGGATAGGTGGTTCGTGGACTGCGATTTAACTAAGTACAATGCCACATTAAGTTTTGAGTTTGGGGAGACTAAAATTAACGTGCCATTATCGCACTTCATAGATACTTCACGTCGTGGGGCTGCGCCAACCACTTCTACGTCTACGCCGACGAACGAGACGTGTTATTTGGGATTGTATCCCAACATCGAGAAAGGATTCTCCATGCTTGGAGCAAACTTCCTCCGTAGCACCTACCTTGCCGTGGATATGGAAGGCCAATCATTTGCTATAGCACAAGCCAAGTTAGGATCAGAAAGAGATACATCAAACATTGCAGCAATCAAATCTGGCTCGATACCGTTTGCAAAGTCAGCTTCTCAAGTGCTCGCTAGTCCGGTCACATTGACTATTTCAGATATTTCAAAGTCAACTGTCTTTCCAAACACATATTCAGTTTTGAATGATCCCGGGAGCGATTTGCTGACTACCAGATCTTTTTACAGCACGTCCAGATCGTATTCCCAATCATCAACGTCTTCATCTTCCAGCGCTGAAGTAGTGTCATCAAACGGTTTGGGAAGACGTGCTCAAACGTTAGATGCTACAAATTTCATCGCCAGTAATTCATTACAATTTATGAAATATATTGTTGCAGTTGGTCTAATTTTCATCATAGGGGTTGTTGTATAG